Within the Anas acuta chromosome 23, bAnaAcu1.1, whole genome shotgun sequence genome, the region CAAACAAACTGCATCTGAACTGTGTTACTCAGTGGGATTAACACCAGGTGGTACTTGGTGTTGACTGCCACCTTGCAATTAATAAATGTGCCTGGCTGGCTGTTGGGAATCCTTGATTAAGAGCAGAGAAATGATGCACTTGAACTGCATTAGTACTGCAGATTTCTTACCATTAAGTTCATTATGATTGTTTAGTGGTACACTTGTAACTTCTCTTGTAATGATACTTACCCAAAGTGTGCTAGGAAGATGTCCTCTGGCATACAGAAACTGTTCAGCTTCTGGTGTAAAGGGAGGTCTGCCCTGTTATGTGGGGCCTTACAGTCTCTCTGCTGCATGTGTACAAGTGCAGGAGCTAAGCCAACAAGCCTTTGGTGTACAAAACACTGTTGTGAAACAGTTAAGATAAACAGTTCTTGTTTCTTGCAGGTTCTGTCAAGTGACAACATGGGAAGCAATTTCAGCATGCAGATCTGCTGTGGGACTTGTGGGAGATgtaagaaggaagaggaagtaAACGAAGAGACCAGTGAGACCAAGCCAATTTTGCAGACCTCAAGGGATCCATCAGTATGTATCGAGAAGCAGCCTTCCACACCAGCCCTGAAAGCCTCTGAACAAGGCTCTGAAGAGGTGCAGTCACCATGCTGGGACCAACAGCTGTCTGCTGATGCTGtagagcagagcacagagacCTGTACTCCTGCAGATCCCACAGGAGTGACTGAGGAATGTGAGGCAGCCTGGGGCTCTGTGGATTTCTTGGTGGCATCTGCGGATAGGGAGACCGAAGGGGAGGTTGCAGTCTTAACCCAATTACAGAGCCagcaagaaagagagaaaccatgcaacacagaagagaaaataaagcccGTTTCCCTGGCTTCTGAGGCCCAGCTGGTTATGCATGCACCTCAGGATGTGAAGCTTGTTGAGTTTATAGGACAGCCTGATGaacaggctggggctggcagtgaGGATGGCTCATATGCTGGAGGAACTCTGcaggaaacaaacattttcagccTCATGGAAATCACAGGGGAAATGGCAGCTGGCCAAGACTGCGAGATCAAGCCTCCCACAGAGACTGCTGAGAGTCCTGTAGGAGGGAACTTGCCACTGGATGCTGTGCAGGAGATGACAAAGGAGGCTGagccctgccctcctgctgagCACACGGAGGAGATGGACAGGACTAGTCTTGCTGAAGGAAGCCCTCAATCCACTGAGAGTGACGAGATCATGTGTCTTGTAGAGACAGAACCTCTACTGAGTGTCCAGGTTACACAGGAGCCCAAGAAGACGGAAGATCCTCCAGAAGACATAGTAAGTGGTATGGCTGAGATGCACTCTACTTCTGCAATGCTTTGGGAGGCTCTGTATCCAAGAGGGGAATATCCAGAGTCAGCGAACCAGCTGCTTGACCTCTTGCAGGAAGACAGCCAGTCAGTTGTGCTAACTGCACAGGAGATGCAGAGCCTGAGTTCTGTGGAGTCTGAACTGAGTGAAGTCCTCTGCCAGTCAAGTGACAAAGATCAAATATGCCTCAGTGATCTGGTGGAAAGTGAGAAGATCAGGGAATGGGATCCAGAAACTCTAGCAGGTGAGGCAGAGCCGCAGGAGATGATCACACAACCAACAACTCAGCTTCCAGAGGAACCACTGGCTTGCACTCAGATGCCTGTAAAGGAAGAAGCTGAGTTTCTGAATGTGGCACCCCTGTGTTCTGAAGTGTTTGGGAGTGGGGGAGAGATTGAGGCTGAAGATGCTGAAGCTTGAGACCTGGGGATCAAATGAGTTGGTATCTAATAGCAAAAATGATGTACCTGGCTTTAAGAACTTCAGCTAAAAGAAAACTCAAGCTGTTGAACCTGGGATTTTGTGCTTTGTGTCCTGGActtcagactgatttttttctaaacagatcATATATGCAATAGACCTTTCCAGATATTCTCTTGAACTATagttctgttcctttttttccattagttGATTCTTCAGTTGATTCCGCTCTCACACCTCACTGGGAGAAGTAATTCATTTAAACTGTGGTTTCACTGAAATAATGCTGGGCACTGTGTTTCCCCCAGTGAGGTATCATGATATGAGGTTTCACCT harbors:
- the LOC137843783 gene encoding uncharacterized protein yields the protein MGSNFSMQICCGTCGRCKKEEEVNEETSETKPILQTSRDPSVCIEKQPSTPALKASEQGSEEVQSPCWDQQLSADAVEQSTETCTPADPTGVTEECEAAWGSVDFLVASADRETEGEVAVLTQLQSQQEREKPCNTEEKIKPVSLASEAQLVMHAPQDVKLVEFIGQPDEQAGAGSEDGSYAGGTLQETNIFSLMEITGEMAAGQDCEIKPPTETAESPVGGNLPLDAVQEMTKEAEPCPPAEHTEEMDRTSLAEGSPQSTESDEIMCLVETEPLLSVQVTQEPKKTEDPPEDIVSGMAEMHSTSAMLWEALYPRGEYPESANQLLDLLQEDSQSVVLTAQEMQSLSSVESELSEVLCQSSDKDQICLSDLVESEKIREWDPETLAGEAEPQEMITQPTTQLPEEPLACTQMPVKEEAEFLNVAPLCSEVFGSGGEIEAEDAEA